The proteins below come from a single Candidatus Chlamydia sanziniae genomic window:
- a CDS encoding tRNA (guanine(46)-N(7))-methyltransferase TrmB, producing MKPRHLKAPFLWQERRPCIQDGILYVPNYYFEHELFSANCWRKFLGNNVSIACELCSGNGDWVVAQAKQNPETHWIAVEQRFDRVRKIWSKMTNYHIHNLRIVCGTAQTFFRYYVPSTALEHIVVNFPDPWPKSRHHKHRLFQPAFVQEIFRVLQDSAVLALATDHRGYLEEAIEVIKINLMPVIKTPHYQKIIGNYGESWFEKLWREKGEEIFYTEFVKKLGYS from the coding sequence ATGAAACCGAGACATTTAAAAGCGCCTTTTTTGTGGCAAGAACGTCGTCCTTGTATACAAGACGGCATTCTCTATGTTCCTAATTATTATTTTGAACATGAACTGTTCTCTGCAAACTGTTGGCGAAAATTTTTGGGGAACAATGTTTCTATAGCATGTGAACTGTGCTCAGGAAATGGTGATTGGGTCGTGGCTCAAGCAAAACAAAATCCTGAAACACATTGGATAGCAGTGGAGCAGCGTTTTGATAGAGTAAGAAAAATTTGGTCAAAGATGACCAATTATCATATCCATAACTTAAGAATTGTTTGTGGAACAGCACAAACTTTTTTTCGTTATTACGTTCCTTCTACAGCCTTAGAACATATTGTTGTAAATTTTCCAGACCCTTGGCCAAAGTCTCGTCATCACAAACACCGCCTTTTTCAACCCGCATTTGTACAGGAAATTTTTAGGGTTTTACAAGACTCCGCAGTACTCGCGTTGGCCACAGATCATAGAGGTTACTTAGAAGAAGCCATAGAAGTTATAAAAATTAATCTAATGCCAGTAATAAAAACACCACATTATCAAAAGATAATAGGGAATTATGGAGAGTCGTGGTTTGAAAAACTCTGGAGAGAAAAAGGAGAAGAAATTTTTTACACAGAATTTGTAAAGAAACTGGGATATAGCTGA
- a CDS encoding class I SAM-dependent methyltransferase, whose amino-acid sequence MFKRPTLFTGNMVHLSHQIFREIIVPGDIVIDATCGNGKDSVVLAQLLQGAGKLVAYDLQKKALENASALFQKCLSHKERAIIELKKTSHEKISEQGAKLIHYNLGYLPKGNKAITTLETTTKASLERAFNLVALQGLITVVSYPGHEEGEKETVTLKFLAERLDPAFWQVSLFYVMNRNKAPHLFVFQSLKKMVG is encoded by the coding sequence ATGTTTAAACGACCAACTTTATTCACTGGGAATATGGTACATCTATCTCATCAGATTTTTCGTGAAATTATAGTTCCTGGAGATATCGTTATTGATGCTACCTGCGGCAATGGTAAAGATAGTGTGGTTTTAGCACAGCTACTCCAAGGGGCAGGTAAACTCGTTGCCTATGACCTCCAAAAGAAAGCCTTAGAAAATGCTTCGGCGCTTTTTCAAAAATGTCTTTCGCATAAAGAGAGGGCAATTATCGAATTAAAAAAAACCTCTCATGAAAAGATTTCAGAACAGGGAGCAAAGCTCATACATTACAATCTCGGTTATCTTCCTAAAGGAAATAAAGCAATCACAACCTTAGAAACAACAACAAAAGCAAGTTTAGAACGTGCCTTCAACTTAGTTGCACTCCAAGGTTTGATTACTGTTGTGAGTTATCCTGGACATGAAGAAGGAGAAAAAGAAACTGTAACTCTTAAATTCTTAGCAGAACGCCTAGACCCAGCATTTTGGCAAGTGAGCTTATTTTATGTTATGAACCGAAATAAAGCACCGCATTTATTTGTATTTCAATCTCTTAAAAAGATGGTGGGTTAG
- the murB gene encoding UDP-N-acetylmuramate dehydrogenase, with the protein MKELSTLHFPFSVRRSVWLNKYSTFRIGGPANYFKAVYSVDEACEVIRFLNLIDYPFIILGKGSNCLFDDRGFDGFVLYNAIHGKEFLSDNYVKAYSGLSFSALGKSTICHGYSGLEFAIGIPGSVGGAIFMNAGTLKHEVASVVKHVETINAQGEIQSYTSDKLEFSYRSSRFHSNREFILSATFELSKDPSAFYQSKCSLQHRLSTQPYTQFSAGCIFRNPQGISAGKLIDEAGLKGLSVGGAQVSQLHGNFIVNTGRATAQEVIELIQVIQSTLKTRGIDLKKEIRIIPYRLPS; encoded by the coding sequence GTGAAAGAACTTTCTACCCTACATTTTCCTTTTTCTGTCCGCCGCAGTGTTTGGCTAAATAAGTACTCTACATTTCGCATCGGAGGGCCGGCAAATTATTTTAAAGCGGTGTATTCTGTTGATGAAGCATGTGAGGTGATTCGTTTTTTAAATCTTATAGACTACCCATTTATCATCCTAGGCAAAGGATCAAATTGTCTATTTGATGATCGGGGATTCGATGGTTTTGTTCTTTATAATGCAATCCACGGTAAAGAATTCCTGTCTGATAATTATGTTAAAGCTTATTCCGGACTTTCTTTTTCTGCTTTAGGTAAATCTACCATTTGCCATGGGTATTCTGGATTAGAGTTTGCCATAGGAATTCCTGGTTCTGTTGGAGGCGCTATATTTATGAATGCTGGCACTCTAAAACACGAGGTAGCTTCTGTGGTTAAGCATGTAGAAACGATTAATGCTCAAGGAGAAATTCAATCTTACACGTCGGATAAGCTAGAATTTAGCTATCGATCGTCACGTTTTCATAGCAATCGAGAGTTTATTTTATCAGCAACTTTTGAGCTTTCTAAAGACCCCTCTGCTTTCTATCAATCCAAATGTTCTCTTCAACATCGCTTATCAACTCAGCCTTATACACAGTTTTCAGCAGGCTGTATTTTTCGTAATCCCCAAGGAATTTCTGCAGGAAAACTTATTGACGAAGCGGGGTTGAAGGGATTGAGTGTAGGAGGTGCACAGGTATCTCAACTGCACGGCAATTTTATTGTAAATACCGGAAGAGCGACTGCACAAGAAGTTATAGAGTTGATACAGGTCATTCAATCTACTTTAAAAACTCGTGGCATAGATCTCAAAAAAGAAATTCGTATTATTCCTTATCGTTTGCCTTCCTAA
- the nusB gene encoding transcription antitermination factor NusB, which yields MVTPTPEKSLGSYVSLSRALPQQKMREIILQMLYALDMAPSTEDNLVHLLMTEAAVAQKHVLAALNYAKQILEKAPQLDLLIRSVIKSKSFEKLNLMEKNILQLTLFEYFYGQPIQAAILIAEAIRLIKKFSYLEACPFIHAVLNDIFNLPKPTLYIDSSLICCPAN from the coding sequence ATGGTTACACCGACTCCTGAAAAATCTTTAGGGTCCTATGTTTCGCTTTCACGAGCATTGCCGCAACAAAAAATGCGAGAAATTATACTGCAGATGCTCTATGCCTTAGATATGGCTCCTTCAACAGAAGACAATTTAGTGCATCTGTTAATGACAGAGGCTGCTGTAGCTCAAAAACATGTTCTTGCTGCTTTAAATTATGCAAAACAAATTTTAGAAAAAGCGCCTCAATTGGATCTACTTATTCGTAGTGTTATTAAAAGCAAGTCTTTTGAAAAACTTAACTTGATGGAAAAAAATATTTTACAACTTACTCTATTTGAATATTTTTACGGTCAACCTATCCAAGCTGCGATTCTAATTGCAGAAGCTATTCGTCTGATTAAAAAATTTAGTTATTTAGAAGCTTGTCCGTTTATTCACGCAGTTTTAAATGATATCTTTAATCTACCCAAACCTACCCTGTATATTGACAGCTCCTTAATTTGCTGCCCAGCTAATTAA
- the infC gene encoding translation initiation factor IF-3 has protein sequence MALNFKINRQIRASKVRLIGSDGEQLGILSIKDAFELAKEAGLDLVEVASNSEPPVCKVMDYGKYRYDLTKKEKDSKKAQHQVRVKEVKLKPNIDDNDFLTKLKQARSFIEKGNKVKITCIFRGRELAYPEHGFKIVQKMSQSLEDIGFIEAEPKLAGRSLICVVAPGTVKTKKKQEKSYAQDEKQ, from the coding sequence GTGGCATTAAATTTCAAAATCAATAGGCAAATACGAGCTTCTAAAGTCCGTTTGATTGGTTCCGATGGTGAGCAATTAGGGATACTCAGTATTAAAGATGCTTTTGAATTGGCAAAAGAAGCCGGTCTGGATTTAGTGGAAGTCGCTTCAAATAGCGAGCCTCCTGTGTGTAAGGTCATGGATTATGGTAAATACCGCTATGATTTAACAAAAAAGGAAAAGGATAGTAAAAAAGCACAACACCAGGTGCGTGTTAAAGAGGTAAAACTTAAGCCAAACATTGATGACAATGACTTTTTAACTAAACTAAAGCAAGCGCGTTCTTTTATTGAAAAGGGAAATAAAGTAAAAATCACATGTATATTCCGAGGTCGAGAATTAGCTTATCCAGAACATGGTTTTAAAATTGTTCAAAAAATGAGTCAAAGTTTGGAAGATATCGGTTTTATCGAAGCAGAGCCTAAATTAGCCGGCCGTTCTTTAATTTGTGTAGTTGCTCCAGGAACAGTAAAAACAAAGAAAAAACAGGAAAAGTCTTATGCCCAAGATGAAAAGCAATAA
- the rpmI gene encoding 50S ribosomal protein L35: MPKMKSNKSVAARFKLTGSGQLKRNRPGKRHKLSKKSSQQKRNLSKQPLVDQGQVGMYKRMMFV, translated from the coding sequence ATGCCCAAGATGAAAAGCAATAAATCTGTGGCCGCACGTTTTAAATTGACGGGTTCAGGCCAGTTAAAAAGAAATCGTCCAGGGAAGAGACATAAATTGTCGAAAAAGTCTTCACAGCAAAAACGTAACTTATCGAAGCAACCTTTAGTAGATCAAGGTCAGGTAGGTATGTATAAGCGCATGATGTTTGTCTAA
- the rplT gene encoding 50S ribosomal protein L20 yields the protein MVRTTGSVASRRRRKRILKQAKGFWGDRKGHIRQSHSCVMRAMAFNYMHRKDRKGDFRSLWIMRLNVASRIHGLSYSRLVNGLKLLGISLNRKMLSEMAIHNPESFGEIAAQAKMALQAAV from the coding sequence GTGGTGAGAACAACAGGTTCAGTAGCTTCTAGACGCCGTCGTAAGCGTATATTAAAACAAGCTAAAGGTTTTTGGGGGGATAGAAAAGGACATATTCGGCAAAGTCACTCTTGCGTGATGAGAGCTATGGCATTTAATTATATGCATAGAAAAGATCGTAAAGGAGATTTTCGAAGCCTATGGATAATGCGTCTTAATGTGGCTTCAAGAATTCATGGTTTATCTTATAGTCGTTTAGTCAATGGCTTAAAACTTCTCGGGATTTCTCTAAACAGAAAAATGCTTTCAGAGATGGCTATTCATAACCCAGAATCTTTTGGAGAAATTGCAGCTCAAGCTAAAATGGCCTTGCAAGCCGCAGTATAG
- the pheS gene encoding phenylalanine--tRNA ligase subunit alpha, producing the protein MNIKEELEITKQHFCNELNQVHSSKELADLKVRYLGKKGVFRSFTEQLKDCSNQEDKPELGACINTCKTYITNLIEKKNQEILSSEEAIDFFQERIDVTLPGEPQWVGGRHIIKKLLDDIVDIFVHLGFSVREAPNIECEENNFTFLNFTEDHPARQMHDTFYLDPNTVLRTHTSNVQVHEIKKQKPPIKIVAPGVCFRNEDISARSHVIFHQVEAFYIDRHVTLSDLTATLTAFYHTFFKRKVELRLRHSYFPFVEPGIEVDVSCECHGTGCSLCKHTGWLEVAGAGMVHPQVLRNGNIDSEVYSGYAMGMGIERLAMLKHRIPDIRLFSENDIKFLQQFS; encoded by the coding sequence ATGAATATTAAAGAGGAACTTGAAATTACAAAACAGCACTTTTGTAATGAGCTGAATCAAGTACACTCTTCTAAAGAACTCGCCGATCTTAAAGTGCGGTATTTAGGGAAAAAAGGTGTTTTTCGTAGCTTTACAGAACAGTTAAAAGACTGTTCGAATCAGGAAGACAAACCTGAATTGGGCGCTTGTATAAATACTTGTAAAACTTACATAACAAATCTTATTGAAAAAAAAAATCAGGAGATTCTCTCTTCAGAAGAAGCTATAGACTTTTTTCAAGAAAGAATAGATGTCACCCTCCCTGGAGAGCCCCAATGGGTCGGGGGTAGGCATATTATAAAAAAACTTCTAGACGATATTGTAGACATATTCGTCCATTTGGGGTTTTCTGTTCGAGAAGCACCTAATATTGAATGCGAAGAGAACAATTTCACTTTCCTTAATTTTACTGAAGATCACCCTGCTAGGCAAATGCATGATACATTTTACCTAGATCCAAATACAGTATTAAGGACTCATACTTCTAATGTGCAAGTTCACGAGATTAAAAAACAAAAACCACCAATAAAAATTGTTGCCCCAGGTGTATGTTTTCGAAATGAAGACATATCTGCACGTTCACACGTGATCTTTCATCAGGTTGAGGCTTTTTATATTGATCGTCATGTAACTTTGTCTGATTTGACAGCAACCTTGACAGCTTTTTACCATACCTTCTTTAAAAGAAAAGTAGAACTACGCTTAAGACACAGTTATTTTCCCTTTGTTGAGCCTGGTATCGAAGTTGATGTTTCTTGTGAATGTCATGGAACGGGTTGTTCTCTTTGTAAACATACGGGATGGTTAGAAGTCGCTGGAGCAGGTATGGTCCATCCTCAAGTTTTGCGTAACGGAAATATTGATTCTGAAGTTTATTCAGGGTATGCTATGGGCATGGGAATTGAAAGATTAGCCATGCTAAAACATAGAATTCCCGATATCCGTCTTTTTAGTGAAAATGATATAAAATTTTTGCAACAATTCTCTTAA
- a CDS encoding calcium-binding protein: MTRPRHNFEQALENLEKLKKISFGSSNDVYLDLDNPAYLKIHRDARPILEMKEALKNVEEYLYTMSFSSKNQADKVLRESDFLIAGVQNVFSFLENHESNLYYSLAEEYSQVNKAYSKVLTNLHQKTFVYSKEEEQKEFDGLEEPEHFLNNLVEVKKDRSYELFYMLDEENKRFYSDTLAQIICKQNKLHETVHEGDPLTKTLLWNSNEIKNTASFLIFNNDMSLRLFYQHALSQLDIEAVLKVHNAVMALFFSRYEANVVYTNPKKNNLLYFNDFLLFLRETWQVLNNRAYTTSQEQKQAELLALALSVGIFENRLVFEEVAHYLYFHIHTKLCLDEEKKPLSSGQYITDTYDELHRLFAQYPNGPVFKAIDRILESESRVFDPMILGILPSLEGTLKRGEQTIDIIRSPSPVSQSSILYANCNEEFLGFLHGKAGRGEISLILNIQNRISRKEKARSRLLEEVIEQKEDTSFAYIVSFPEPEELLNNIETIHGDIETFATFFSVLKEEFHKPLTTSSFFLSKGLKEAIYSFLEDSLHVLKDVFFAKKKILFKNDKFLLLHLISYLLVFKCIEIINPSTLMVISKDGLDYASVFVAGFAFFSRDNPWDEHSLKLLLTKILAPTLVARDRLIFASHIEIFSKFLNCLKKNRHNLSTIKAFFNHDIESWKFVGYLNEFIEASYKHNL; encoded by the coding sequence ATGACAAGGCCTCGCCATAATTTTGAGCAGGCATTAGAAAATTTAGAGAAATTGAAAAAAATTTCTTTTGGTTCTTCTAATGACGTCTATCTTGATCTTGATAATCCTGCGTATCTAAAGATACATAGGGATGCTAGGCCTATTTTAGAGATGAAAGAAGCTTTAAAGAATGTCGAGGAATATTTATATACAATGAGTTTTTCTTCTAAAAATCAAGCAGATAAGGTTCTACGAGAATCAGATTTTCTTATTGCTGGAGTACAGAATGTCTTCTCTTTTTTAGAAAATCATGAAAGTAATCTTTATTATTCGCTAGCTGAGGAATATTCCCAAGTCAATAAAGCTTATAGTAAGGTTCTAACCAATTTACATCAAAAGACTTTTGTTTATTCCAAAGAGGAGGAACAAAAAGAATTTGATGGTCTTGAAGAACCAGAGCACTTTTTAAATAACCTCGTTGAAGTAAAGAAAGATCGTTCTTATGAACTTTTTTACATGTTGGATGAGGAAAACAAACGATTTTATAGCGATACGCTAGCGCAGATTATTTGTAAGCAAAATAAGTTACACGAAACTGTCCATGAAGGGGATCCTCTAACAAAAACTCTGCTTTGGAATAGTAATGAAATTAAAAATACAGCCTCTTTTCTTATTTTTAACAACGACATGTCTCTGAGGCTTTTCTATCAGCATGCTTTAAGCCAATTGGATATAGAAGCAGTATTAAAGGTCCACAATGCTGTGATGGCATTGTTCTTTTCAAGGTACGAAGCAAATGTTGTTTATACTAACCCTAAAAAGAATAATCTTCTCTACTTTAATGATTTTCTGTTGTTTTTAAGAGAGACCTGGCAAGTCTTAAATAATCGAGCTTACACAACTTCGCAAGAACAAAAACAGGCAGAACTTCTTGCCTTAGCTTTAAGTGTAGGGATTTTTGAAAATAGACTCGTTTTTGAAGAAGTTGCACATTATCTTTACTTTCATATCCACACAAAGCTATGTCTAGACGAGGAAAAGAAACCTCTTTCTTCCGGACAATACATTACAGATACTTACGATGAGCTTCACCGTTTGTTTGCTCAATATCCCAATGGTCCTGTTTTCAAAGCTATTGATAGAATCTTAGAATCTGAATCTAGAGTATTCGATCCTATGATTTTAGGAATACTCCCCAGCTTAGAAGGTACATTAAAGCGTGGAGAACAGACCATAGATATTATACGTTCTCCAAGCCCCGTTTCTCAGAGTTCTATACTTTATGCAAATTGTAATGAAGAGTTTTTGGGTTTTCTTCATGGTAAAGCAGGGCGTGGTGAAATTTCTTTAATTTTGAATATACAAAATCGTATATCAAGAAAAGAAAAAGCACGGAGTCGTCTTTTGGAGGAAGTCATAGAACAAAAGGAGGATACTTCTTTTGCTTATATTGTTTCTTTTCCTGAACCTGAAGAGCTTCTTAACAATATCGAAACTATCCATGGGGATATTGAAACTTTTGCTACATTTTTCTCCGTCTTAAAAGAAGAATTTCATAAACCTTTGACAACCTCTTCATTTTTTCTTTCGAAAGGACTAAAAGAAGCCATATATTCGTTTTTGGAAGACAGCTTACACGTACTTAAAGATGTGTTTTTTGCTAAGAAGAAGATTTTATTTAAAAATGATAAATTTTTACTTCTTCATCTTATTTCCTATCTGCTTGTTTTTAAATGCATAGAAATCATCAATCCTAGCACTCTCATGGTAATTTCTAAAGATGGTTTGGACTATGCTTCAGTATTCGTAGCAGGTTTTGCCTTTTTTTCGAGAGACAATCCTTGGGATGAGCATAGTTTGAAATTACTTCTTACAAAGATTCTTGCTCCTACTTTAGTCGCTAGGGATCGATTAATTTTTGCTTCGCATATAGAGATTTTTAGCAAATTTTTAAATTGCCTAAAAAAAAACCGCCACAACCTCTCTACAATCAAAGCTTTTTTTAATCACGACATTGAAAGTTGGAAGTTCGTAGGCTATCTTAATGAGTTTATTGAAGCTTCGTATAAGCATAACTTGTAA
- a CDS encoding LptF/LptG family permease — protein MMIWKRHLLTKFWVALTSLILLAFLFYASIHYSLHAIKGNTTSFISIVSLKFSILYYSAQIILKAEFLIPQLIAVATTLTLFSMQNKREILLLQASGLSLKSLTRPLITSGFFITLVLYANFQWLYPMCERISITKEQMDRGVRKQEAKVPALYLKDQTVLLYSSIEQKTFTLNSVFWIRDPTTIYTIEKLAFTTPSLPIGLNVVEFSTNDLGQVELKEFFDMKEFPDIEFSFYDNPFSKFFSAGNKNRLSEFCRAIPWNATGIGLNTKVPQRILPLLSQFYYLLISPFACMAAIILAAYLSLRFTRTPTITLAYLIPLGTINIFFVFLKAGIVLSNSSVLPTLPVMIFPLIILITFTSYAYTKLQ, from the coding sequence ATGATGATTTGGAAACGCCATTTACTCACTAAGTTTTGGGTTGCCCTCACTTCTCTTATCTTATTAGCCTTTCTATTCTATGCCTCTATACATTATTCTCTACATGCAATAAAAGGAAATACAACGTCTTTTATTTCTATAGTTTCGCTGAAGTTTTCCATACTGTATTATTCAGCACAAATTATATTGAAAGCGGAATTCTTAATTCCTCAGCTTATTGCTGTAGCAACAACGTTAACTCTCTTTTCCATGCAAAATAAGAGAGAAATACTTCTATTACAGGCCTCTGGTCTTTCTTTAAAATCTTTAACACGACCTCTGATTACTTCAGGATTCTTTATTACTCTCGTACTCTATGCGAATTTTCAATGGTTATACCCAATGTGTGAGAGAATCTCTATTACTAAAGAGCAAATGGACCGAGGTGTACGTAAACAAGAAGCCAAAGTGCCTGCTCTATATCTCAAAGATCAAACTGTCTTACTGTATTCTTCGATTGAACAGAAGACTTTTACACTGAATAGTGTATTTTGGATTAGAGATCCGACCACCATCTATACTATAGAAAAACTAGCTTTCACTACTCCCTCCTTACCTATTGGTTTGAATGTAGTAGAATTTTCCACGAATGATTTAGGGCAAGTCGAGCTTAAGGAATTTTTCGATATGAAAGAATTCCCCGATATTGAATTTAGTTTTTATGATAACCCTTTTTCTAAATTTTTCTCTGCGGGAAACAAAAACCGTCTTTCAGAATTCTGCCGAGCTATTCCTTGGAATGCTACAGGTATAGGATTAAATACAAAAGTACCGCAGCGTATTTTACCTCTTCTTTCACAATTCTATTACTTATTAATTTCGCCATTTGCCTGTATGGCTGCGATTATTCTTGCTGCTTACCTTTCTTTAAGATTCACGAGAACCCCAACAATCACACTAGCCTATTTGATTCCTTTAGGTACCATAAATATTTTCTTTGTTTTCTTAAAAGCCGGTATTGTTTTGTCAAATAGTAGTGTTCTTCCTACTCTACCTGTGATGATTTTTCCTTTAATCATTCTGATTACATTTACAAGTTATGCTTATACGAAGCTTCAATAA
- a CDS encoding LptF/LptG family permease, producing the protein MPILWKVLIFRYLKTIAFCALGLICISIISSLQEIVAYIAKDVPPPTILRLTAYQIPYLLPFILPIACFVSAFTLFRGLSDNNQMTFLRASGASQRIIIFPVLIISGAICCLNFYTCSELASICRYQTCKEIANMAMTSPALLLQTLQKKENNRIFIAVDYCGKSKFDNVIIALKRNQEISDIGIIKTIVPNIAKDTVQAKNIVFISKLPPNLAEHSSSTNEFYIETLDELLIPKVTSTLFAGKSYMKTRTDYLPWKQLIKQSLNHAHLPETLRRIAIGLLCITLTYVGIVLGIHKPRFRKSIALYCIFPVLDLVLLIVGKNIKTLPLALMLFVIPQLVSWVVFTYRAYRENRGYV; encoded by the coding sequence ATGCCTATTTTATGGAAAGTTCTAATTTTCCGTTATTTAAAAACAATAGCTTTTTGTGCCCTAGGTTTGATCTGTATTTCCATTATCAGCTCCTTACAAGAAATTGTTGCCTATATTGCCAAAGATGTCCCACCGCCTACGATTCTACGTTTAACAGCTTATCAGATTCCTTACCTTCTTCCTTTTATTCTTCCTATTGCCTGCTTTGTCTCTGCTTTTACTTTATTTAGAGGACTCTCAGACAATAACCAAATGACTTTCCTCCGTGCTTCTGGAGCTTCTCAAAGAATCATTATATTTCCTGTCCTAATCATTTCCGGAGCGATCTGTTGTTTAAATTTCTATACATGTTCAGAGCTTGCCTCTATCTGCCGCTACCAAACCTGCAAAGAAATTGCCAATATGGCTATGACTTCTCCGGCTCTTCTTCTTCAAACGCTTCAAAAGAAGGAGAATAATCGCATCTTCATTGCGGTAGATTATTGTGGTAAAAGCAAATTTGATAATGTCATTATTGCACTAAAAAGAAATCAAGAAATCTCCGACATAGGAATTATTAAAACCATCGTTCCCAATATAGCTAAAGATACTGTACAAGCTAAGAACATTGTGTTTATTTCAAAACTTCCTCCTAACCTAGCTGAACATTCTTCTTCTACAAATGAGTTTTATATTGAAACTCTTGATGAATTGCTTATTCCTAAGGTAACCTCAACACTATTCGCAGGTAAATCTTATATGAAAACACGAACAGATTACCTTCCCTGGAAACAATTGATTAAACAATCGCTAAACCATGCCCACCTACCTGAAACCTTACGTAGGATAGCTATAGGACTTCTATGCATCACCCTGACCTACGTAGGTATAGTTCTAGGAATTCACAAACCAAGATTCCGTAAATCCATAGCTTTATACTGTATTTTTCCGGTTTTAGATCTTGTTTTACTGATCGTGGGGAAGAATATAAAAACCTTACCCTTAGCTCTTATGCTATTTGTTATCCCTCAGTTAGTTTCTTGGGTGGTTTTTACCTATCGAGCCTATCGAGAAAATCGAGGGTACGTATAA